One genomic region from Plasmodium berghei ANKA genome assembly, chromosome: 4 encodes:
- a CDS encoding T-complex protein 1 subunit eta, putative, with protein MSHLMSLPIVLLKDGTDKAQGKSQIIRNINACQVIVDIVKTTLGPRGMDKLIYTERNVTITNDGATVMNLLNISHPAASILVDIAKSQDDEVGDGTTSVVVVAGELLNEAKVLLNDGIEPNMIIDGFRNACNVSINKLNDLSLSFVNKSEEEKKNILLKCAQTALNSKLISNHKSFFAELVVSAAYQLGDNLDKSNIGIKKVTGGSCLDTQLIYGVAFKKTFSYAGFEQQPKKFNNPKILLLNVELELKAEKENAEVRIDNPNEYNSIVQAEWDIIFQKLNLIKNSGANIVLSRLPIGDIATQFFADHDIFCAGRVEDADLKRTATATGAVIQTSLFNLNESILGNCGLFEEVQIGNERYNIFKDCLKTKAVTIILRGGAKQFIEEVERSINDAIMIVLRCIGNSEIVPGAGSIEMQLSKHLRIYSRSICNKEQIVLYAFAKALESIPRYLSHNAGYDSTDILNKLRKKHSEETNDIWYGVDCLEGDIINAYSNCIYEVTKIKRNVIYSATEAACLILSIDETIRNPSSMDKQPRNPYA; from the exons atGAGTCATTTAATG TCCCTTCCTATTGTACTCCTAAAAGATGGAACAGATAAAGCTCAGGGGAAAAGTCAAATAATTCGAAACATCAATGCTTGTCAGGTAATTGTCGATATAGTCAAAACAACATTAGGACCAAGAGGTATGGATAAACTTATTTACACAGAAAGAAATGTAACAATAACTAATGATGGAGCTACAGTtatgaatttattaaatatatctcATCCGGCTGCATCTATATTAGTAGATATTGCAAAATCTCAAGATGATGAAGTTGGAGATGGTACGACATCTGTCGTTGTGGTTGCTGGGGAATTGTTAAATGAAGCTAAAGTACTATTAAATGATGGAATTGAACCAAATATGATAATTGATGGATTTAGAAATGCATGTAATGTAtctataaacaaattaaatgatttaAGTTTAAgttttgtaaataaaagtgaagaagaaaaaaaaaatatattattaaaatgcGCACAAACAGCATTAAATTCTAAATTAATATCAAATCATAAAAGTTTTTTTGCAGAGTTAGTAGTTAGTGCTGCTTATCAATTAGGGGATAATTTAGATAAATCGAATATAggtattaaaaaagtaaCGGGTGGATCTTGCTTAGATACACAATTAATTTATGGTGTtgcatttaaaaaaacattttcatATGCAGGTTTTGAACAACAAcctaaaaaatttaataatccaaaaatattattattaaatgtaGAATTAGAACTAAAAGctgaaaaagaaaatgcaGAAGTAAGAATTGATAACCctaatgaatataattcaaTAGTTCAAGCTGAATGggatattatttttcaaaaattaaatttaataaaaaatagtggAGCAAATATAGTTTTATCTAGACTTCCCATAGGAGATATAGCTACACAATTTTTTGCTGATcatgatattttttgtgcAGGTAGAGTTGAAGATGCAGATTTAAAAAGAACCGCAACTGCAACTGGAGCTGTTATTCAAacatcattatttaatcTAAATGAATCTATATTAGGAAATTGTGGTTTATTTGAAGAGGTACAAATAGGTAATGaaagatataatatattcaaagATTGTTTGAAAACAAAAGCTGTTACTATTATATTAAGAGGTGGTGCAAAACAATTTATAGAAGAAGTTGAACGATCTATAAATGATGCAATTATGATAGTTTTAAGATGTATAGGTAATTCTGAAATAGTACCTGGTGCTGGGTCTATTGAAATGCAACTATCAAAGCATTTAAGAATATATAGTAGATCGATTTGTAATAAAGAACAAATAGTTTTATATGCTTTTGCTAAAGCATTAGAATCCATTCCAAGATATTTATCTCACAATGCTGGTTATGATTCTACagatatattaaacaaattaagaaaaaaacattcAGAAGAAACTAACGATATCTGGTATGGAGTTGATTGTTTAGAAGGAGATATTATTAATGCATATTCTAATTGTATTTATGAAGTtactaaaataaaaagaaatgtAATTTACAGTGCTACTGAAGCTGCTTGTTTGATATTATCAATTGATGAAACTATACGAAATCCAAGTAGTATGGATAAACAACCAAGAAATCCATATgcctaa
- a CDS encoding DNA polymerase delta small subunit, putative — METQIPDNDVNKIITQINNKKEREAEDECEFPLYKKIKKKHYNYENNSNNFILTNPTYTQQFSSIYNIRINIMRKLLMKTIEKLNVGISDDSKGIIKQEVKEPENGQKSKGGENEQVKVLQYLKDIKINEKCYCIGTIFKKMDLRPSILKEYISELDYLDTVINYSQYQDILFLEDETARLKLEGNINSDNYVTGLTIIIKGVGMSNGSLYVEELIYSYLPKIEIPKCISNDDKYILFVSGLYISEQNTNINNISLLRNFILGLHGDKFISQNLIRLVIVGNSLGNINSDVNDINVIDTFLSSLCSSVYVDLMPGEKDPSDAILPQQPFPNMFFKKSKKYDSFQCVTNPYMFSIDNVNICCMSGEPVNNIISYSKVTKLDALKMIAKSRILSPTSPDTLGCYPYIDNDPFCIKDDNIYPHIFVNGNCSKLEMQYLENEKKLPFLVCLPDFSITPKALAINIKNMEYKIISFNIQEGE; from the coding sequence ATGGAAACACAAATACCTGATAACGATGTTAATAAGATAATAactcaaataaataataagaaaGAAAGAGAAGCTGAAGATGAATGTGAATTTcctttatacaaaaaaataaaaaaaaaacactataattatgaaaataactcgaacaattttatattaaccAATCCAACATACACACAACAATTTAGTTCGATATATAACATacgaataaatataatgcgaaaattattaatgaaAACGATAGAAAAGTTAAATGTAGGAATAAGTGATGATTCAAAGGGGATTATAAAGCAGGAAGTTAAAGAACCCGAAAATGGGCAGAAAAGTAAAGGAGGTGAAAATGAGCAAGTTAAAGTTTTACAATATTTGAAAGATATTAAGATTAACGAAAAATGTTATTGTATTGGTaccatttttaaaaaaatggatttAAGGCCAtcaattttaaaagaatatattaGTGAACTTGACTATCTTGATACagtaataaattattcacAATATCaagatattttatttttagaagATGAAACAGCACGATTAAAATTAGaaggaaatataaatagcGATAATTATGTTACAGGATTAactataattataaagGGTGTTGGTATGAGCAATGGTTCGTTATATGTAGaagaattaatatattcatatttaccAAAAATAGAAATTCCCAAATGCATTAGTaatgatgataaatatatattatttgtatcaggattatatataagtgaacaaaatacaaatataaataatatatcattattaagaaattttatattaggATTACATGGGgataaatttatatctCAAAATTTAATCAGATTAGTTATAGTTGGTAATTCGCttggaaatataaatagtgatgtaaatgatataaatgtaattgatacatttttatcatctttATGCTCATCAGTATATGTTGATTTAATGCCAGGAGAAAAAGACCCAAGTGATGCTATTTTGCCTCAACAACCATTTccaaatatgttttttaaaaaatccaaaaaatatgattctTTTCAATGTGTTACAAATCCATATATGTTTTCAATTgataatgtaaatatatgttgTATGTCTGGTGAGCCagttaataatattatttcttattCTAAAGTTACTAAATTAGATGCCCTTAAAATGATAGCAAAAAGCAGAATATTATCTCCCACTTCACCAGATACATTAGGATGCTACCCATATATAGATAATGATCCATTTTGTATTAaagatgataatatttatccacatatttttgtaaatggAAATTGCTCAAAATTAGAAATGCAATACttagaaaatgaaaaaaaacttcCTTTTTTGGTTTGTCTACCAGATTTTAGTATCACACCTAAAGCATTAGCTAttaatatcaaaaatatggaatataaaattatatccTTCAATATTCAAGAAGGGGAATAA
- a CDS encoding zinc finger protein, putative — translation MNEKIVIQAPLFIVPNENKSNVLKYEKDNNFNNSRNDAANLVNHIYTSLPYKANERNNDDINEEIPLNLNEKENMNCFLNKKSFNFALKNNEKNMIQSYRKGEINKSYNIMENMYDLHYTNKGNTNLNNYLKHVNINNTAPCIGEFRTCMNCFLNISTLFCKTCNNFLCAICNIKLHKNSPNHIVNVCNSGLYENNYKYNDIILKEKDKWLVELENSTPIKIREKCKIHVSEYIKYACKTCQYTLLCTDCLLSDPIHANIRSECEELEESLESLKSLDQNMNKNNNDIIEDKRKKIHKTENNLIHEINDNYIEQSNSNDSKSIVNFSNIKTSQNVMSCKSKNNNETYKEKGIVRINKCEDEKDEKSNKFENSNKNEIERLKPGYKLIRENHEIYTLIDAKNEIKEELNNKLEILSKKSLVLKNTIPSLKNIYKYGKITCKNNKRSIRAGFTITNNCLEKKKKTFHEHLKILQDKSTNFLKKLDEERKKYQNYLEKKNNEIQHMVKLSNRNPGLSLDYYVDKLDSFKCLFFTKNNLIDIEKQLEIPHSQLKSENIFSLIEKNKLEILNSKNRINGISQKIKTEFQRLFNLNTEIPVYPAQFKNFLQKRMYDKQKIEPPNNESEDLHISTPTRKQKYFKIIPFTYLYMNMDITYQKNFMRKDTLHQKWELKTVSIRSIYLCIHTYANNIQNEQASDNRHLKDKPKVGNHINSNTEKENVIVNTIHSNLYDNDKRKNETVNNMSNDIESIICLSNVCVKNFTDSDITNITVLEKRNHPHGIELTEYNGKNDLVGYWLLTNENESEIKKLLDIIIDIKNKNKDSTPIPSFHPKINMNNAFFNYNENNINTIYKHFSASIDEHSYLHFLKNSIDFKSYENDNYKKKNDIDPIEESDNGNIEIENYINKPNLKFLQITGNNFKNIDLYSQNTEEERKLNESGTRLKIKKDVEDVSRFEKINEYEINDIFSNEECQNYENSNGIVGDENTDVDSKLKNIYAQILENKDNKGTVLKNVVDNLDVWGERSPDTNINIIKKNIISEENHYLPLNIESNLLNNYLETNSCSNSTMNSLSINSLLCDNIIGKKNIKINYKNCNIKESVNKQDSIESAHETINYYSIKSINQIKNNFLEKSNSTNMLTNFDFIKNYNQKNNYTIQNEEHVNKFLQKINNTKNDALKEKIDLISKKNDNSNEININKDSSQEINKKDNTLNDSIDTKSKNRNVTCNNIGINGKEAFSKVPKLFKVENSKNNTINDENNKQNNIQMNGIDKFYNNKSADIIQTNKLENVNCDEKNENTKEILLHEAISNTRANNDNNSDNNNDNNNDNNNDKTSISQFSITHRVTNTVKTVSNYNQGEESKNEKKYYLHEQDKKSINKPNNKSIYIDKKLYEENLNFVENIKEEDDKIKGRVSNNENMNKLQNNTKIKDKPILPSCIKINLNVAKNIKNGEKKRENLSKKFISSFDKIHKIPPLVKKKNNTISDHSNKLLNNFKQVKNGIIKEETNDKVTETFINRVLSQIGNKKVGA, via the coding sequence atgaatgaaaaaattgttattcAAGCACCCCTGTTTATCGTTCCCAATGAAAACAAAAGTAATGTactaaaatatgaaaaagatAACAACTTTAATAATAGCCGAAATGATGCGGCAAATTTAGTTAATCATATATACACAAGTTTACCCTATAAAGCAaatgaaagaaataatgatgatatcaatgaagaaatacccttaaatttaaatgaaaaagaaaacatgAATTGTTTTCTTAACAAAAAAAGCTTTAATTTTGcactaaaaaataatgaaaaaaatatgattcaATCTTATAGAAAAGGAGAAATAAACAAaagttataatattatggaaaatatgtatgatcttcattatacaaataaaggaaacacaaatttaaataattatcttaaacatgttaatattaataacaCAGCACCATGCATAGGGGAATTTAGAACATGTAtgaattgttttttaaacatttctacattattttgtaaaacttgtaataattttttatgtgcTATTTGTAACATTAAGTTACACAAAAATAGTCCAAATCATATTGTCAATGTATGTAACAGTGgcttatatgaaaataattataaatataatgatataatattaaaagaaaaagacaAATGGCTAGTTGAACTCGAAAATAGCACACCGATCAAAATTAGggaaaaatgtaaaatacATGTAtctgaatatataaaatatgcatgTAAAACATGTCAATATACACTTTTATGCACGGATTGCTTGTTAAGTGATCCTATACATGCAAACATCAGATCAGAGTGCGAAGAATTAGAAGAGTCATTGGAATCTTTGAAAAGTTTAGAtcaaaatatgaacaaaaataacaatgatATCATAGAAgacaaaagaaaaaagatTCATAAAACTGAAAATAATCTAATTcatgaaataaatgataactATATTGAGCAATCTAATTCAAACGACTCTAAATCAATTGTAAATTTTTCCAATATAAAAACTAGTCAAAATGTAATGAGTTgcaaatcaaaaaataataatgaaacaTACAAAGAAAAAGGTATTGTTCGAATAAACAAATGTGAAGAtgaaaaagatgaaaaaagcaacaaatttgaaaatagcaataaaaatgaaatagaaAGGTTAAAACCTggatataaattaattagaGAAAATCATGAGATATATACACTAATTGatgcaaaaaatgaaataaaagaagaattaaataacaaattagaaatattatcaaaaaaatcattagtattaaaaaatactataccttcattaaaaaacatCTATAAATATGGTAAAATAActtgtaaaaataacaaaaggTCTATAAGAGCTGGTTTTACCATTACAAATAATTGtcttgaaaaaaaaaaaaaaacttttcatgagcatttaaaaatattacaagATAAAAGCACaaactttttaaaaaaattagatgaagaaagaaagaaatatcaaaattatttagaaaaaaaaaataatgaaatacaACATATGGTTAAGTTAAGTAATAGAAATCCAGGATTGTCCTTAGATTATTATGTTGATAAATTAGATTCATTTAAGTGTTtgttttttacaaaaaataatttaatagaTATTGAAAAACAATTAGAAATTCCTCATTCACAACTAAAAtcagaaaatatattttcattaattgaaaaaaataaattagaaatattaaattccAAAAATCGGATAAATGGAATTtctcaaaaaataaaaacagaGTTTCAACGtttgtttaatttaaatactGAAATTCCAGTATATCCAGctcaatttaaaaattttttacaaaaaagaATGTATGATAAGCAAAAAATAGAACCACCAAATAATGAATCAGAAGATTTACATATTTCAACACCAActagaaaacaaaaatatttcaaaataattccttttacttatttatatatgaatatggatataacatatcaaaaaaattttatgagAAAAGATACATTACATCAAAAATGGGAATTAAAAACAGTTTCAATTCgatcaatatatttatgtattcatacatatgcaaataatatacagaATGAACAAGCTAGTGATAATAGACATCTTAAAGACAAACCGAAAGTGGGAAATCATATTAATTCGAATactgaaaaagaaaatgtgATTGTAAATACTATACACTCAAATTTGTATGATAATGATAAGAGGAAGAATGAGACAGTAAATAACATGTCTAATGATATCGAATCAATTATATGCCTCAGCAATGTATgtgtaaaaaattttacaGATTCAGATATAACCAACATAACTGttttagaaaaaagaaatcaTCCTCATGGTATAGAATTAACTGAATATAATGGCAAAAATGATTTAGTTGGGTATTGGTTATTAACAAATGAAAACGAATcagaaattaaaaaattattagaCATAATAattgatattaaaaataagaataaaGATAGTACACCTATTCCATCTTTTCATcctaaaataaatatgaataatgcattttttaattataatgaaaataatattaatactatttataaacatttttctGCAAGTATTGATGAGCACTCTTATTTGcactttttaaaaaattcaatagATTTTAAATCgtatgaaaatgataattataaaaaaaaaaatgatattgaTCCTATAGAGGAAAGTGATAATGGGAATATTGAAATAgagaattatataaataaaccaaatttaaaatttttacaaataacAGGGAATAActtcaaaaatattgattTATATAGTCAAAATACAGAAGAGGAAAGGAAACTAAATGAATCTGGCACACGattaaagataaaaaaagatgTGGAAGATGTATCAAGGTTTGAAAAGATAAATGAATacgaaataaatgatattttCTCAAATGAAGAATGtcaaaattatgaaaattcaAATGGAATTGTTGGTGATGAGAATACAGATGTAGATTCTaaacttaaaaatatatatgcacaaatattagaaaataaagataataaaggaactgttttaaaaaatgtagtTGATAATTTAGATGTTTGGGGGGAAAGAAGTCCTGatactaatataaatattataaagaaaaatataataagtGAAGAAAATCATTATCTTCCTTTAAATATAGAATCAAATCTTttgaataattatttagaaACAAATTCGTGTAGTAATAGTACTATGAATAGTTTATCAATTAATTCACTATTATGTGACAATAtaattggaaaaaaaaatatcaaaataaattataaaaattgtaatattAAAGAAAGTGTAAATAAACAAGATTCCATTGAATCAGCTCATGAGacaataaattattatagcataaaaagtattaaccaaattaaaaataatttcctGGAAAAATCAAACTCTACTAATATGCTAACtaattttgattttataaaaaattataatcagaaaaataattataccATTCAAAATGAAGAGcatgtaaataaatttttacaaaaaataaacaacacaaaaaatgatgCTTTAAAAGAGAAAATCGATTTGattagtaaaaaaaatgataattcaaacgagataaatataaataaggaTAGTTCacaagaaataaataaaaaagacaaCACATTAAATGACAGTATTGATACTAAAAGCAAAAATCGGAATGTCACTTGCAATAATATCGGCATAAATGGAAAGGAGGCTTTCAGCAAAGTTCCTAAATTATTTAAGGTTGAAaattctaaaaataatacgataaatgatgaaaataataaacaaaataatatacaaatgaATGGAATAGACaagttttataataataaaagtgCTGATATTATACAGACAAATAAATTGGAAAATGTAAATTGCGATGAAAAGAATGAAAACACCAAGGAAATTCTACTTCATGAAGCGATTTCGAACACCCGAGCTAATAATGATAACAATAgcgataataataatgataataataatgataataataatgataaaacaaGCATAAGCCAGTTTAGCATTACACACAGAGTAACAAATACAGTAAAAACCGTTTCTAACTATAATCAAGGTGAAgaatcaaaaaatgaaaaaaaatattatttgcatGAACAAGATAAAAAGAGTATTAATAAGCCTAACAACAAAAGTATTTATATcgataaaaaattatatgaagaaaatttgaattttgttgaaaatataaaagaagaggatgataaaataaaaggacGTGTATCAaacaatgaaaatatgaataaattacaaaataatacaaaaattaaagataaACCGATATTACCTTCatgtattaaaattaatctAAACGTTgccaaaaatataaaaaatggagaaaaaaaaagagaaaatttatctaaaaaatttatatcttcatttgataaaattcataaaatcCCTCCTCtcgtgaaaaaaaaaaataatactattTCTGATCATTCTAATAAGCTccttaataattttaaacaaGTAAAGAatggaataataaaagaagaaaCAAACGATAAAGTTACAGAAACTTTTATTAATCGGGTTCTAAGTCAAataggaaataaaaaagttgGAGCTTAA